The Chelonoidis abingdonii isolate Lonesome George chromosome 9, CheloAbing_2.0, whole genome shotgun sequence genome has a segment encoding these proteins:
- the DRG2 gene encoding developmentally-regulated GTP-binding protein 2, with protein sequence MGILEKISEIEKEIARTQKNKATEYHLGLLKAKLAKYRAQLLEPSKSAAAKGEGFDVMKSGDARVALIGFPSVGKSTFLSLMTSTASEAASYEFTTLTCIPGVIEYKGANIQLLDLPGIIEGAAQGKGRGRQVIAVARTADVVIMMLDATKGEVQRSLLEKELESVGIRLNKCKPNIYFKPKKGGGISFNSTVTLTQCSEKLVQLILHEYKIFNAEVLFREDCSPDEFIDVIVGNRVYMPCLYVYNKIDQISMEEVDRLARRPNSVVISCGMKLNLDYLLEKLWEYLALTCIFTKKRGQRPDFTDAIILRKGASVEHVCHRIHRTLASQFKYALVWGTSTKYSPQRVGLTHLMEHEDVIQIVKK encoded by the exons ATGGGCATCCTGGAGAAGATCTCGGAGATCGAGAAGGAGATCGCCCGCACCCAGAAGAACAAAG cTACCGAGTACCATCTTGGCCTACTGAAGGCAAAGCTTGCAAAGTACAGAGCTCAGCTACTAGAACCCTCCAAATCTGCCGCTGCTAAAGGAGAGGGTTTTGATGTGATGAAATCTGGAGATGCCAGAGTGGCACTGATTGGCTTTCCCTCTGTGGGTAAG TCCACATTTCTGAGCTTAATGACCTCCACAGCCAGTGAAGCTGCCTCATATGAATTCACAACGCTGACGTGTATTCCAGGTGTCATAGAA TACAAAGGAGCAAACATTCAGCTTTTGGATCTGCCTGGAATCATCGAAGGAGCTGCACAAG ggaaagggagaggacGTCAGGTGATAGCTGTGGCTAGGACTGCTGATGTCGTCATCATGATGCTGGATGCCACCAAGGGCGAAGTACAGAG GTCTCTCTTGGAGAAGGAATTGGAATCTGTAGGAATCCGGCTGAACAAATGCAAACCAAACATCTACTTCAAG CCAAAGAAGGGTGGGGGCATCTCCTTTAACTCGACTGTCACGCTGACCCAGTGCTCCGAGAAGCTGGTGCAGCTCATCCTCCATGAGTACA AAATCTTCAATGCAGAGGTTCTGTTTAGAGAAGATTGTTCTCCTGATGAGTTTATCGATGTGATTGTCGGTAACAGAGTCTACATGCCCTGCCTTTAT GTTTATAACAAGATTGACCAGATATCTATGGAAGAAGTAGATCGTCTGGCTAGGAGACCCAACAGTGTTGTGATCAG CTGTGGGATGAAGCTGAACCTGGACTATTTACTGGAGAAGCTGTGGGAGTACCTGGCGCTTACCTGTATCTTCACTAAGAAGAGAGGAC AGAGACCAGACTTCACAGATGCCATTATTCTCCGGAAAGGGGCTTCTGTAGAGCATGTG TGCCATCGAATTCACAGAACGTTAGCCAGCCAGTTCAAATACGCCTTGGTGTGG GGAACCAGCACAAAATACAGTCCTCAAAGAGTAGGATTAACTCATTTGATGGAGCACGAAGATGTCATCCAGATTGTCAAGAAATAA